A region from the Nesterenkonia lacusekhoensis genome encodes:
- the scpB gene encoding SMC-Scp complex subunit ScpB — MSDPALEDHSSSELVAHQEHLAAVEAVLMVTEEPVTAAELAAALKLSEHQVVALLDEIRLDADGESGGRQRGYELREVAGGYRFYSRLAYADQVSAFILGGQTARLSQAALETLAIIAYRQPVARSQVAAIRGVNVDGVVRTLVHRGLVDTAGTDPVTGATLYTTTSVFLEKLGISSVEELPQLSPHLPGVDAVEDFGEEGQL; from the coding sequence ATGAGTGATCCGGCGCTGGAGGACCACAGCAGCAGCGAGCTGGTCGCCCACCAGGAGCACCTGGCCGCTGTGGAAGCTGTCCTGATGGTGACTGAGGAGCCGGTGACCGCCGCAGAGCTGGCCGCTGCGCTGAAGCTCTCCGAGCACCAGGTGGTCGCTCTGCTCGATGAGATCAGGCTCGACGCCGACGGGGAGAGCGGCGGACGCCAGCGCGGCTACGAGCTGCGCGAGGTGGCCGGCGGATACCGGTTCTACTCCCGGCTGGCCTACGCAGACCAGGTCTCGGCCTTCATCCTGGGCGGGCAGACCGCCCGGCTCTCCCAAGCGGCTCTGGAGACGTTGGCGATCATCGCCTACCGGCAGCCGGTGGCGCGCTCGCAGGTCGCGGCCATCCGCGGAGTCAACGTCGACGGCGTCGTGCGCACCCTGGTCCACCGGGGCCTGGTGGACACCGCCGGCACCGACCCGGTCACCGGTGCCACGCTCTACACCACCACGTCGGTCTTCCTGGAGAAGCTGGGAATCAGCTCGGTGGAGGAGCTCCCGCAGCTCTCGCCGCATCTGCCCGGGGTCGACGCCGTCGAAGACTTCGGTGAGGAGGGCCAGCTCTAG
- a CDS encoding pseudouridine synthase, protein MNSRKEPRAARAARTPPPGSSGGPFAGEDPQRIIRSAPQRSKPRLSEAEQNFEAVHDPDGVRLQKVLAQAGVASRRVCEGLIAEGRVEVDGKVVVEPGVRVRPEAVTIHVDGVRLSLDVEHCYVMFNKPAGVVTTLSDPQGRPAINDYLTDEMVAARLVHVGRLDRETEGLLLLTNDGELAHRLTHPSYEVPKTYMVEVAGAVKKSVPKQLLEGIELEDGPIAADSCRILGTTGSRTMIEVTLHSGRNRIVRRMFDHVGHPVLRLVRTAIGQITIGDQKQGSVRDLGRQELGHLLELTAAPQNPAPQPSSPHAPEGGERP, encoded by the coding sequence ATGAATTCCCGGAAAGAGCCGCGTGCCGCGCGAGCTGCGCGCACCCCTCCACCGGGCAGCTCCGGCGGCCCCTTCGCCGGCGAGGATCCGCAGCGGATCATCCGCAGCGCTCCGCAGCGCTCCAAACCCCGGCTGAGCGAGGCCGAGCAGAACTTCGAAGCGGTCCATGACCCGGACGGCGTCCGTCTGCAGAAGGTCTTGGCTCAGGCCGGCGTGGCCTCCCGGCGCGTCTGTGAGGGACTCATCGCTGAGGGCCGGGTGGAGGTCGACGGAAAAGTCGTCGTCGAGCCCGGTGTGCGGGTGCGTCCGGAGGCCGTGACCATCCATGTGGACGGAGTGCGGCTGAGCCTGGACGTGGAGCACTGCTACGTCATGTTCAACAAGCCGGCAGGGGTGGTCACCACCCTGTCGGACCCGCAGGGCCGGCCCGCGATCAACGACTATCTCACCGACGAGATGGTCGCTGCGCGTCTGGTCCACGTCGGACGGCTGGACCGCGAGACCGAGGGTCTGCTGCTGCTGACCAACGACGGCGAGCTGGCTCACCGTCTGACCCACCCCTCCTATGAGGTGCCGAAGACCTACATGGTCGAAGTCGCGGGAGCGGTGAAGAAGTCCGTGCCCAAGCAGCTGCTGGAGGGGATCGAGCTCGAGGACGGCCCCATCGCCGCCGACAGCTGCCGGATCCTGGGCACCACCGGCAGCCGCACCATGATCGAGGTGACCCTGCACTCGGGGCGCAACCGGATCGTGCGTCGGATGTTCGACCACGTCGGACACCCCGTGCTGCGCCTGGTGCGCACCGCCATCGGCCAGATCACCATCGGAGACCAGAAGCAGGGCAGCGTGCGGGATCTGGGCCGGCAGGAGTTGGGCCACCTGCTCGAGCTCACCGCCGCACCGCAGAATCCTGCGCCGCAGCCGTCGTCACCACACGCACCTGAAGGAGGGGAGAGGCCCTGA
- a CDS encoding prephenate dehydrogenase — protein MPESSRETPTVLIRGTGLLGASIGLGLRAAGHPVLLSDVSATAQRIAEDIGAGTAWNGEDEAEIVIVAAPPESTAEEIAAALSHHRHAVVLDIASVKASVLTDLIRLTEADGSGLSRADLGRYVGTHPMAGRERSGPVAARGELFTSMPWVICPAEHPDAGRLSSDAALSWAEEIARRLGASIHRMSPGFHDESVALISHLPQVAASMVASRLQDAPSDALELSGNGLRDVTRIAASDPNLWVQILSGNSAAVLGILYGLREDIQRLIGTLEDPAAPGAQADLAQLIAEGNAGVARIPGKHGAPPRAFSVLTVIVDDKPGQIAAVLNDVATTGVNVEDMRMDHSAGHQVGMVELSVLPGRRDELAQALNEMGWKVVQS, from the coding sequence GTGCCAGAGTCCTCCCGCGAAACGCCTACGGTTCTGATCCGAGGCACCGGACTGCTCGGGGCGAGCATCGGCCTGGGCCTGCGCGCCGCCGGCCACCCGGTCCTGCTCTCAGACGTCTCCGCCACCGCCCAGCGGATCGCCGAGGACATCGGTGCCGGCACGGCGTGGAACGGCGAGGACGAGGCGGAGATCGTGATCGTCGCCGCGCCTCCGGAGTCCACCGCCGAAGAGATCGCCGCAGCCCTGTCCCATCATCGTCACGCCGTGGTGCTGGACATCGCCTCCGTCAAGGCCAGCGTACTGACTGACCTGATCCGGCTGACCGAGGCTGACGGCTCCGGACTCAGCCGTGCCGATCTGGGCCGCTACGTGGGCACGCACCCGATGGCCGGACGTGAGCGCTCCGGGCCGGTGGCGGCCCGCGGTGAGCTCTTCACCTCCATGCCATGGGTGATCTGCCCCGCCGAGCACCCCGACGCCGGCCGGCTCTCCTCCGATGCGGCACTCAGCTGGGCCGAGGAGATCGCCCGCCGGCTGGGAGCCAGCATCCACCGGATGAGCCCCGGATTCCACGACGAATCCGTGGCGCTGATCTCTCATCTGCCCCAGGTGGCCGCCTCCATGGTGGCCAGCCGGCTGCAGGACGCGCCCTCCGATGCCCTGGAACTCTCCGGCAACGGGCTGCGGGACGTCACTCGGATCGCCGCCAGCGACCCCAACCTCTGGGTGCAGATCCTCAGCGGCAACTCCGCTGCGGTCCTGGGGATCCTCTACGGACTGCGCGAGGACATCCAGCGGCTGATCGGTACGCTGGAGGATCCTGCGGCTCCCGGGGCTCAGGCGGATCTGGCTCAGCTGATCGCTGAGGGTAACGCCGGAGTGGCCCGGATTCCGGGCAAGCACGGTGCCCCGCCGCGGGCCTTCTCCGTGCTGACGGTGATCGTGGACGACAAGCCTGGTCAGATCGCCGCAGTCCTCAACGATGTCGCCACCACCGGCGTCAACGTCGAAGACATGCGCATGGATCACTCCGCCGGCCACCAGGTCGGTATGGTGGAGCTGTCTGTACTGCCTGGCAGGCGGGATGAACTCGCCCAGGCGCTGAATGAAATGGGATGGAAGGTGGTCCAGTCGTGA
- the cmk gene encoding (d)CMP kinase yields the protein MSRLIVAVDGPSGSGKSSVCRAAARTVGAAYLDTGAMYRAATWYCLDQNVDLSDEDAVAVAVEELPLCISTDPDHQVITVDQTDVTAEIREARISEKVSEVATNRRARSLLIDAQRKLIDDAGFVVAEGRDITSVVAPDAQVRVLLTASAEARLRRRGLQMGGTQSEEDLKVQVLERDRKDSAASNFTEAADGVAVLDSSDLTFEETVEALVGRIQGAATHDPAL from the coding sequence GTGAGTCGACTGATCGTGGCCGTGGACGGACCCTCGGGGTCCGGCAAGTCGAGTGTCTGCCGGGCCGCGGCTCGGACGGTGGGGGCGGCCTACCTGGACACCGGGGCCATGTACCGGGCCGCCACCTGGTACTGCCTGGACCAGAACGTGGACCTCAGCGATGAGGATGCGGTGGCCGTGGCCGTTGAGGAGCTGCCGCTGTGCATCTCCACGGACCCGGACCACCAGGTCATCACTGTGGACCAGACCGACGTGACCGCGGAGATCCGTGAGGCACGGATCTCCGAGAAGGTCTCCGAGGTGGCCACCAACCGCAGGGCTCGCTCCCTGCTGATCGACGCCCAGCGCAAGCTGATCGACGACGCCGGCTTCGTGGTCGCCGAAGGCCGTGACATCACCTCTGTCGTCGCCCCCGACGCCCAGGTCCGGGTGCTGCTGACCGCCTCGGCCGAGGCGCGTCTGCGCCGCCGAGGCCTGCAGATGGGCGGCACCCAGTCCGAGGAGGACCTGAAGGTCCAGGTCCTGGAGCGGGACAGGAAAGACTCTGCAGCGTCGAACTTCACTGAGGCGGCCGACGGCGTGGCCGTCCTGGACTCCTCAGACCTGACCTTCGAGGAGACCGTCGAGGCGCTCGTGGGCCGTATCCAAGGAGCAGCAACCCATGACCCAGCACTCTGA
- the der gene encoding ribosome biogenesis GTPase Der, with translation MTQHSDSGDEYIPSTEDDRVAERLAELTEEEAEARAEALRAGLEDYELEDDDAALLNLEAGEEDYEPFVPAPPVLAIVGRPNVGKSTLVNRIIRSKQAVVEDVPGVTRDRVSYDAEWNGKDFTLVDTGGWEQDAKGLHRRVADQAELAVDEADAVVFVVDGLVGATAVDEAVVKMLRRKKKPVLLAANKIDDSAQMAEVYALWNLGLGEPFPVSALHGTGTGDLLDAAVKAMPETAQHGGLVPLGGPRRVALVGRPNVGKSSLLNKLAGSDRVVVDNIAGTTRDPVDELVELGGEQWRFVDTAGIRRRQHMASGSEYYAMLRTQRALDKAEVAVVLLSVEEAISEQDVRIIQMALDSGRAIVLAYNKWDLLDEERRFYLEREIERDLGHISWAPRVNVSARTGWHKDKLAPALETSLENWEQRIPTGRLNAFLGELVAAHPHPVRGGKQPRILFATQPSTRPPRFVLFTTGFLDPGYRRFITRRLRETFDFTGTPIEVSMRVREKRKRKK, from the coding sequence ATGACCCAGCACTCTGATTCCGGCGACGAATACATCCCCTCCACGGAGGATGACCGGGTCGCGGAGCGGCTCGCCGAGCTCACCGAAGAGGAGGCGGAGGCTCGTGCCGAGGCCCTGCGCGCCGGCCTCGAGGACTATGAGCTCGAGGACGACGACGCCGCCCTGCTGAACCTGGAAGCCGGCGAGGAGGACTACGAGCCCTTCGTCCCTGCGCCTCCGGTGCTGGCGATCGTGGGCCGGCCCAATGTCGGCAAGTCCACTCTGGTCAACCGCATCATCCGCTCCAAGCAGGCTGTGGTCGAGGACGTGCCGGGTGTGACCCGTGACCGCGTCTCCTACGACGCCGAGTGGAACGGCAAGGACTTCACCCTGGTGGACACCGGAGGCTGGGAGCAGGACGCCAAGGGCCTGCACCGGCGTGTGGCCGATCAGGCCGAGCTGGCCGTCGACGAGGCCGATGCTGTGGTCTTCGTGGTCGACGGCCTGGTGGGAGCCACCGCAGTGGACGAGGCCGTGGTCAAGATGCTGCGGCGCAAGAAGAAGCCGGTGCTGCTGGCGGCCAATAAGATCGACGACTCCGCCCAGATGGCTGAGGTCTACGCCTTGTGGAACCTCGGCCTGGGCGAGCCCTTCCCGGTCTCGGCGCTGCACGGCACCGGTACCGGCGACCTTCTCGACGCCGCGGTCAAGGCGATGCCTGAGACGGCTCAGCACGGCGGACTGGTGCCGTTGGGCGGGCCCCGGCGCGTGGCGCTGGTGGGACGGCCCAATGTGGGCAAGTCATCCCTGCTGAACAAGCTGGCCGGCTCCGACCGTGTGGTGGTGGACAACATCGCCGGGACCACCCGCGACCCTGTCGACGAGCTCGTCGAGCTCGGTGGGGAGCAGTGGCGGTTCGTGGACACCGCAGGCATCCGGCGTCGGCAGCACATGGCCTCCGGCTCGGAGTACTACGCGATGCTGCGGACTCAGCGCGCCCTGGACAAGGCCGAGGTCGCCGTCGTGCTGCTCTCAGTGGAGGAGGCGATCTCCGAGCAGGACGTGCGGATCATCCAGATGGCGTTGGATTCCGGCCGTGCCATCGTGCTGGCCTACAACAAATGGGACCTGCTCGATGAGGAGCGCCGCTTCTACCTGGAGCGGGAGATCGAACGCGATCTGGGCCATATCTCCTGGGCTCCTCGGGTCAACGTCTCAGCGCGGACCGGTTGGCATAAGGACAAGCTGGCCCCGGCGTTGGAGACGTCCCTGGAGAACTGGGAGCAGCGCATCCCCACCGGACGGCTCAACGCCTTCCTGGGTGAGCTGGTCGCGGCTCATCCGCACCCGGTCCGGGGCGGCAAGCAGCCGCGCATCCTCTTTGCCACGCAGCCTTCGACGCGGCCGCCGCGGTTCGTGCTCTTCACCACCGGATTCCTGGATCCGGGCTACCGGCGCTTCATCACGCGCCGGCTGCGCGAGACCTTCGACTTCACCGGCACGCCCATCGAGGTCAGCATGCGCGTCCGGGAGAAGCGCAAGCGCAAGAAGTGA
- a CDS encoding serine hydrolase — protein MSAEQHFRRRRPRHRLPRPAAVVGALTGLSLALTSCGTNPFVEEQRVQATETAHQSETAPQGESAPQARASTAAETPETRAEAQTPLTHEVSQQVGIQHETIARAGQTLQQMQSRSEQPPEQDTAQEDTAQHAGQDSAQQDSAQHDSTDQRPTDQDRAEADQDTRENAEESTAEQADQGTRENAEEPMGPPADATYPADLNQALEQIAEHHPGEYSISVAELTGQGRVGAYESTEPRTSASTYKLFVAYSVMLRTESGEMSWDDEIEGGRDLDQCFDDMLALSDNPCPEEIADEIGWESIYADAAGVGTVSSGHNDEGLYTTAADLTTFLAALQSGSLSISPEGHQRILDSLAGNIHRQGVPSGSIGTVIDKPGFLDENLHDAAIVHHPQGTYVLTVMSQDASWEALASVSHEVETLLYG, from the coding sequence GCGGGACCAACCCGTTCGTCGAGGAGCAGCGCGTCCAGGCCACAGAGACCGCCCACCAGTCAGAGACCGCGCCGCAGGGCGAGTCCGCTCCGCAGGCCCGCGCCTCCACTGCGGCTGAGACCCCGGAAACACGTGCCGAAGCCCAGACTCCCCTGACCCATGAGGTCTCCCAGCAGGTCGGCATCCAGCACGAGACCATCGCCCGCGCCGGCCAGACTCTGCAGCAGATGCAGTCACGGTCCGAGCAGCCGCCCGAGCAGGACACGGCGCAGGAGGACACGGCACAGCACGCCGGTCAGGATTCAGCGCAACAGGACTCAGCTCAACACGACTCGACGGACCAGAGACCAACCGACCAGGACCGCGCGGAGGCTGACCAGGACACCCGAGAGAACGCCGAGGAGAGCACTGCCGAACAGGCTGACCAGGGCACCCGAGAGAACGCCGAGGAGCCGATGGGGCCTCCTGCAGATGCGACCTACCCCGCCGACCTGAATCAGGCCCTGGAACAGATCGCCGAGCACCATCCGGGTGAGTACTCCATCAGCGTGGCTGAGCTGACCGGCCAGGGCAGGGTGGGCGCCTATGAATCCACCGAGCCGCGCACCAGCGCGAGCACCTATAAGCTCTTCGTCGCCTACAGCGTGATGCTGCGCACCGAATCCGGAGAGATGAGCTGGGACGACGAGATCGAAGGCGGCCGTGATCTCGACCAGTGCTTCGACGACATGCTGGCCCTCAGCGACAACCCCTGTCCGGAAGAGATCGCCGATGAGATCGGCTGGGAGTCCATCTACGCCGATGCCGCCGGCGTGGGAACGGTGAGCTCCGGGCACAACGACGAGGGCCTGTACACCACAGCCGCGGACCTGACCACATTCCTGGCGGCCCTGCAGTCGGGCTCGCTGTCCATCAGCCCGGAAGGGCACCAGCGCATCCTGGACTCCTTGGCCGGGAACATCCATCGACAGGGCGTCCCCTCCGGATCCATCGGCACTGTGATCGACAAGCCGGGCTTCCTCGACGAGAATCTGCACGATGCCGCCATCGTCCACCACCCTCAGGGCACCTACGTGCTGACCGTGATGTCACAGGATGCCAGCTGGGAAGCGCTGGCCTCCGTCAGCCACGAAGTGGAGACTTTGCTCTACGGCTGA